A region of Actinobacillus porcitonsillarum DNA encodes the following proteins:
- a CDS encoding YfcZ/YiiS family protein, whose product MSKTLQQKADEAHNMCKLKGSSMLDNAERSLAFEAVYDTQMQAEQAVEFFTEKAKSVETEPCQIRSEIQPLADGFLMKMWIEFSCQAEVILFQMAVR is encoded by the coding sequence ATGAGCAAAACATTACAACAAAAAGCAGATGAAGCCCATAATATGTGTAAATTAAAAGGGAGTTCAATGTTGGATAATGCAGAAAGATCTCTTGCGTTTGAAGCCGTTTACGATACCCAAATGCAGGCAGAACAAGCGGTCGAGTTTTTTACAGAAAAAGCAAAATCGGTGGAAACGGAGCCTTGTCAAATTCGTAGTGAAATTCAACCGCTTGCAGATGGATTTTTAATGAAGATGTGGATTGAATTTAGTTGTCAGGCTGAAGTGATATTATTCCAAATGGCAGTAAGATAA
- a CDS encoding aromatic amino acid transporter — protein MKKQPSLFGGACIIAGVCVGAGMLGLPASGASAWTIWTIIAITFTMLVMTFSGWLLLDVYKDYDLRASFNTVTQNILGNKMNVINNIAVYFVGGILLYAYITASGGILENLTHSWIDLGEFGSRIWSIIFVGCFSFFVWHSTRLVDRISVILILFMAISFVLSISGLITNLNVSYLFDTQNMADTDYAKYVLAVFPVALTSFGYHHSVSSMRAYYGNEKQAKYAISIGTFIALVLYLLWVISIFGVLPREKFGPIIASNSELDVLLDSIGNILETSYIKQMLNAFSIAAILSSFIGVGLGTFDFLADFFKFDDNKVGRTKAWAVTFLPPLFFSLLSPLGFLKAIGYAGAVATLWTCMTPALLAYKTRRGNRFLIAIVFFFGVCTALFHFLAMWNMLPVFTTP, from the coding sequence ATGAAAAAACAACCTTCCCTTTTTGGAGGCGCATGCATTATTGCCGGTGTATGTGTGGGGGCTGGAATGTTAGGACTACCCGCTTCTGGTGCCAGTGCTTGGACAATTTGGACGATCATTGCGATTACCTTTACCATGCTCGTCATGACTTTTTCAGGCTGGCTTTTGCTTGATGTTTATAAAGACTATGATCTACGAGCTTCTTTTAATACCGTCACGCAAAATATTCTTGGCAATAAAATGAATGTTATCAACAACATTGCCGTCTATTTCGTGGGTGGTATTCTTTTGTACGCCTATATTACGGCTTCCGGTGGTATTCTTGAAAATCTCACACATTCATGGATTGATTTAGGCGAATTCGGCTCCCGCATTTGGTCGATTATTTTCGTTGGATGCTTTTCGTTCTTTGTTTGGCATTCCACGCGTTTAGTCGATCGCATTTCCGTGATATTGATTCTCTTTATGGCGATTTCGTTTGTGCTTAGCATCTCTGGCTTGATCACAAACCTGAATGTTAGCTATCTTTTTGATACACAGAATATGGCTGACACAGACTATGCGAAGTATGTTCTTGCTGTTTTCCCTGTTGCCCTAACCTCTTTCGGTTATCATCACTCGGTCTCTTCCATGCGAGCCTATTATGGCAATGAAAAACAAGCCAAATATGCGATTTCAATTGGGACATTTATTGCCTTAGTGCTTTATCTTTTATGGGTTATCAGTATTTTTGGCGTATTGCCTCGAGAAAAATTCGGACCAATCATCGCAAGTAATAGCGAATTGGATGTTTTACTGGATAGCATTGGCAACATTTTAGAAACGAGCTATATCAAACAAATGCTCAATGCGTTTTCTATTGCCGCCATTCTTTCTTCTTTTATTGGTGTAGGCTTGGGAACCTTTGATTTCCTTGCTGACTTTTTCAAATTTGATGACAATAAAGTCGGACGAACAAAAGCTTGGGCGGTTACTTTTCTCCCACCGCTCTTTTTCTCATTACTCTCGCCACTTGGCTTTTTAAAAGCAATAGGCTATGCCGGTGCGGTTGCAACACTCTGGACGTGTATGACCCCTGCACTCTTAGCCTATAAAACTCGCCGAGGAAACCGCTTCTTAATTGCGATAGTCTTCTTCTTTGGCGTATGTACTGCGCTTTTCCATTTTCTAGCCATGTGGAATATGTTACCTGTTTTTACAACGCCGTAA
- the wecA gene encoding UDP-N-acetylglucosamine--undecaprenyl-phosphate N-acetylglucosaminephosphotransferase yields the protein MWLTFLAVILVSFASLIFMRPVAEKIGLVDKPNFRKRHQGLIPLIGGIALFLGNLTFYLFQYDIMPLPGLYLLSVTILLIIGVLDDRFDISPALRAGIQAVLAGAMIYSGLELESLGQIIAPFSIKLGFLSLLFTVFITIGVINAFNMVDGIDGLLAGLSSVSFAGVGALMWINGEHAIAYWCLAIILTLLPYALFNLSVFGAKWKVFMGDSGSTLIGFTIIWMLLLSTQGQGHAISPITGLWLIAVPLIDMVAVIFRRLKKGKSPFRPDRLHLHHLLMRAGLTSRQALAVITFWAAICATIGVLGEIYYWSQSAMVLGFIALFFLYAYSIVRAWKITRFVRRMKRRARKQQKI from the coding sequence ATGTGGCTTACCTTTTTAGCCGTTATTTTGGTTTCCTTTGCCTCACTGATTTTTATGCGCCCTGTCGCAGAAAAAATTGGTTTGGTAGATAAACCAAACTTTCGTAAACGTCATCAAGGATTGATTCCACTCATTGGGGGGATTGCATTATTCTTGGGCAATCTTACCTTCTATCTCTTCCAATATGACATTATGCCATTGCCGGGGTTATATTTGCTCTCGGTAACCATTTTGTTGATTATTGGGGTATTAGATGACCGTTTCGACATTAGCCCGGCATTGCGTGCTGGTATTCAAGCAGTACTTGCCGGTGCGATGATTTACAGCGGTTTAGAATTAGAAAGCCTCGGGCAAATCATTGCCCCCTTTAGTATTAAACTTGGCTTTTTAAGCTTGCTCTTTACCGTATTCATTACGATTGGGGTAATCAACGCCTTTAATATGGTGGACGGTATTGATGGCTTGCTGGCAGGGCTTTCTAGCGTGAGTTTCGCTGGTGTCGGCGCATTAATGTGGATCAATGGCGAACATGCGATTGCCTACTGGTGTTTAGCTATCATTCTTACCTTGTTACCTTATGCACTCTTTAACCTTAGTGTGTTTGGTGCGAAGTGGAAAGTATTTATGGGAGATTCCGGCAGTACCCTGATTGGTTTTACCATTATTTGGATGCTCTTACTCAGCACCCAAGGACAAGGACATGCCATTAGCCCTATTACCGGTTTATGGTTGATTGCGGTTCCTCTCATTGATATGGTTGCGGTTATTTTCCGCCGCTTGAAAAAAGGTAAAAGTCCGTTCAGACCGGACCGCTTGCACTTACATCATTTGTTAATGCGAGCGGGGCTAACCTCTCGTCAAGCATTGGCGGTGATTACATTCTGGGCGGCCATTTGTGCCACAATTGGCGTATTAGGTGAGATCTATTATTGGAGTCAATCCGCCATGGTACTTGGCTTTATTGCCCTCTTTTTTCTTTATGCTTACTCGATTGTCCGCGCATGGAAAATCACGCGATTTGTTCGTCGCATGAAACGCCGTGCAAGAAAACAACAAAAAATTTAA
- the hemL gene encoding glutamate-1-semialdehyde 2,1-aminomutase yields MSKSEQLFEKAQKVIPGGVNSPVRAFKGVGGTPVFIEKAEGAYITDSDGKRYIDYVGSWGPMVLGHNHPAIIDAVLKAVPNGLSFGAPTESEITLAELVCKLVPSIELVRMVSSGTEATMSAIRLARGYTGRDKIIKFEGCYHGHSDSLLVKAGSGALTLGQPSGPGVPADFAKHTLTCTYNDLDSVREAFEQYPNEIACLIVEPVAGNMNCIPPKDGFLQGLRELCTQYGTVFIIDEVMTGFRVALGGAQAYYGVTPDLTTLGKIIGGGMPVGAFGGKKEIMEFIAPTGPVYQAGTLSGNPIAMAAGLACLTELSKAGNEEKLAAQTKTLAEGFKALANKHGVPLTVQYVGGMFGLFFTEQAEINNFQDVMKCDAAKFNRFFHLMLEEGVYLAPSAFEAGFMSLAHSEADIQATLEAADRAFAKLK; encoded by the coding sequence ATGTCAAAATCAGAACAACTCTTTGAAAAAGCACAAAAAGTCATCCCTGGTGGGGTAAATTCCCCGGTTCGTGCATTTAAAGGGGTCGGTGGTACACCGGTATTTATTGAAAAAGCCGAAGGAGCTTACATTACCGATAGCGATGGTAAACGTTATATTGACTATGTAGGATCTTGGGGGCCGATGGTGCTCGGGCATAATCACCCAGCGATTATTGATGCCGTATTAAAAGCGGTGCCAAACGGTTTAAGTTTTGGTGCACCAACAGAAAGTGAAATTACCCTTGCAGAACTTGTGTGTAAATTAGTGCCGTCAATTGAATTGGTGCGAATGGTTAGTTCCGGCACAGAAGCGACAATGTCGGCAATCCGTTTAGCACGAGGTTATACCGGTCGTGATAAGATCATTAAATTTGAAGGTTGTTACCACGGTCATTCCGACTCTTTATTAGTAAAAGCCGGCTCTGGGGCTTTAACCTTAGGACAGCCGTCTGGCCCGGGCGTGCCGGCAGATTTCGCCAAACATACGCTTACTTGCACCTATAATGATTTAGACTCCGTAAGAGAAGCATTTGAACAATATCCAAATGAGATTGCTTGCCTTATTGTTGAACCGGTTGCCGGTAATATGAACTGTATTCCGCCAAAAGATGGTTTCTTACAAGGTTTACGTGAACTCTGTACGCAATATGGCACAGTCTTTATTATTGATGAAGTGATGACAGGCTTCCGTGTGGCTTTAGGCGGTGCACAAGCATATTATGGTGTAACCCCTGATTTAACCACGCTCGGTAAAATCATTGGTGGCGGTATGCCGGTTGGTGCATTTGGTGGTAAAAAAGAGATTATGGAATTTATTGCCCCAACCGGTCCGGTGTATCAAGCCGGCACATTATCAGGCAACCCGATTGCTATGGCGGCAGGGTTAGCGTGCTTAACCGAACTTTCAAAAGCGGGCAATGAAGAAAAACTGGCTGCACAAACCAAAACATTGGCAGAAGGTTTCAAAGCATTGGCAAATAAACACGGCGTGCCTCTGACTGTCCAATATGTTGGCGGTATGTTTGGTTTATTCTTTACTGAACAAGCGGAAATCAATAACTTCCAAGATGTGATGAAGTGTGATGCCGCGAAATTCAACCGCTTCTTCCACCTAATGCTTGAAGAAGGTGTTTACCTTGCACCATCTGCATTTGAAGCTGGCTTTATGTCGCTTGCTCATTCCGAGGCAGATATTCAAGCAACGCTTGAAGCGGCAGATCGAGCATTTGCTAAATTAAAATAA
- a CDS encoding glycosyltransferase family 8 protein, translating to MINKQVINIALAADRNYAEQVITLIKSVCYHHKNVRFYLIQQDYPDEWFDALNKHLVKLDAEIIPATILDSFEFDSILQKHITQASFYRYLIPKIPEERILYLDSDIVVDGNIEEMYFSDFNEKYAFAVEDMYISHTKHCYMEFPEMKPYFNSGVLLINNKLWQEYDLFEHLIQTTKAYPKVIYGDQDILNILLKNKWEILSNVYNYQTGVMYGSLPVNKNLSNEEILEKYQKQAKEVQPKIIHYTSKYKPWLNNEYFVLLREKYWFYYQLSWEEIKKHHQEFFV from the coding sequence ATGATAAACAAACAAGTAATAAACATCGCTTTAGCTGCAGATAGGAATTATGCGGAGCAAGTCATTACGCTAATTAAATCCGTTTGCTATCATCATAAAAATGTCCGCTTTTATCTCATTCAGCAAGATTATCCTGATGAGTGGTTTGATGCACTCAATAAACATTTAGTTAAGTTAGATGCTGAAATTATCCCTGCTACCATATTGGATTCATTTGAATTTGATTCAATACTCCAAAAACACATTACTCAAGCCTCTTTTTATCGTTATTTAATTCCTAAGATACCAGAAGAGAGAATACTTTATTTAGATAGTGATATTGTTGTAGATGGAAATATTGAAGAAATGTATTTTTCGGATTTTAATGAGAAATATGCTTTTGCTGTAGAAGATATGTATATTAGTCATACTAAACATTGCTATATGGAATTTCCCGAAATGAAACCGTATTTTAATAGTGGAGTATTATTAATTAATAATAAGTTATGGCAAGAATATGATTTATTTGAGCATTTAATTCAAACAACAAAGGCATATCCTAAAGTGATTTATGGGGACCAAGATATATTAAATATTCTTTTAAAGAATAAATGGGAGATTTTGAGTAATGTATATAATTATCAAACAGGTGTTATGTATGGTTCTCTTCCTGTAAATAAAAATTTATCGAATGAAGAAATTTTGGAAAAATATCAGAAGCAGGCTAAAGAAGTCCAACCTAAAATAATTCACTATACTTCAAAATATAAACCTTGGCTGAATAATGAATATTTTGTTTTGTTACGAGAAAAATATTGGTTCTATTATCAACTCTCTTGGGAAGAAATTAAAAAACACCACCAAGAGTTTTTTGTATGA
- the pdxY gene encoding pyridoxal kinase PdxY: MKNVLSIQSHVVYGYAGNKAATFPMQLLGIDVWALNTVQFSNHTQYGQWKGMVIPKEQISEITQGIDNIKVLHECDAVLSGYIGAAEQGAEILACVERIKSVNPKAIYFCDPVMGHPDKGCIVAPGVAEFLRDQAMAKADILSPNLVELRELTGLDIENFEQAIEAIKFIRAKGVKRVLVKHLSKVGQNPSQFEMVLANQDGIWHISRPLHKFLGKDPVGVGDLTSSLFLANLLNGKSDLEAFEHTANAVNDVMSVTQQSGKYELQIIKARSLIVEPQSQYKAVKIS, from the coding sequence ATGAAAAATGTGTTATCTATTCAATCTCATGTTGTCTACGGCTATGCTGGTAATAAAGCCGCAACCTTTCCTATGCAATTACTAGGTATTGATGTTTGGGCACTCAACACCGTACAATTTTCTAACCATACACAATACGGTCAATGGAAAGGTATGGTTATACCTAAAGAACAAATTAGTGAAATTACCCAAGGAATTGATAATATTAAAGTCCTACATGAATGTGATGCCGTACTTTCAGGTTATATTGGTGCAGCGGAACAAGGAGCAGAAATTTTAGCGTGTGTTGAACGTATTAAATCCGTTAATCCCAAAGCAATTTATTTTTGTGATCCCGTCATGGGTCATCCAGATAAAGGATGTATCGTCGCACCAGGAGTCGCTGAATTTCTACGTGATCAAGCGATGGCAAAAGCAGATATACTTTCCCCAAATTTAGTTGAGTTACGAGAACTGACCGGATTAGACATCGAAAATTTTGAACAAGCGATTGAAGCGATTAAATTTATCCGTGCTAAAGGCGTTAAGCGTGTTTTAGTAAAACATTTAAGCAAGGTAGGACAAAATCCTTCTCAGTTTGAAATGGTATTAGCGAATCAAGATGGTATTTGGCATATTAGTCGTCCCCTACATAAGTTTTTAGGAAAAGATCCGGTAGGTGTCGGCGATTTAACAAGTAGCCTATTCCTAGCAAATTTACTCAATGGTAAATCAGATTTAGAAGCTTTCGAACATACTGCCAATGCGGTAAATGATGTAATGAGTGTAACTCAGCAAAGCGGAAAATACGAACTACAAATTATTAAAGCTCGTTCATTAATTGTTGAGCCACAAAGTCAATATAAAGCTGTAAAAATTAGCTAA
- the cysI gene encoding assimilatory sulfite reductase (NADPH) hemoprotein subunit, which produces MTDSNKKKGLEWQEKPLSDNERLKNESNFLRGTILDDLKDGLTGGFKGDNFQLIRFHGMYEQDDRDIRATRLDEKLEPLKFMLLRCRLPGGIIKPYQWIEIDKFARENTYYRSIRLTNRQTFQYHGVPKTKLQDMHRLLHKIGLDSIATAADMNRNVLCTSNPIESELHQEAYEWAKKISEHLLPRTSGYLDVWIEGKKVTSSDDVLDKEQEPILGKTYLPRKYKTTVSIPPLNDVDVYGNDMNFVAIKDENGKLAGFNVLVGGGLSMEHGNTATYPNISLELGYIPLSYTLQAAEAVVTTQRNFGNRADRKNARTRYTIQNMGLDGFRAEVERRMGIPFEPIRPFKFTELGDRLGWVKGIDNKWHLTLYVESGRLTDNDPQKPLLTGMLEIAKVHQGDFRITANQNIIIAGVPEDQKETIEQLARQYGLLEPISKQREYSMSCVSFPTCPLAMAEAERVLPDFTVEMEKLLAKHNIPNEYIITRITGCPNGCGRAMLAEIGLVGKAIGRYNLHIGGDRPGYRIPRLYQENRTLSEILEELDRLIGRWATEREANEAFGDFVIRAGIVIPVVNAPVDFWDASKAIIPTQQIS; this is translated from the coding sequence ATGACAGACAGCAACAAAAAGAAAGGATTGGAATGGCAAGAAAAACCGCTTTCCGATAACGAACGTTTAAAAAATGAGAGTAATTTCTTACGAGGCACCATTTTAGATGACCTCAAAGATGGTTTAACAGGCGGCTTTAAAGGCGATAATTTTCAGCTTATCCGCTTCCACGGTATGTATGAACAAGACGACCGAGATATTCGTGCAACTCGCTTAGATGAAAAACTTGAACCGCTCAAGTTTATGCTATTACGTTGCCGTTTACCGGGTGGGATTATCAAGCCTTATCAGTGGATTGAAATTGATAAATTTGCCCGTGAAAACACCTATTACCGTTCTATTCGTTTGACCAATCGTCAAACATTCCAATATCACGGCGTGCCAAAAACCAAGCTACAAGATATGCACCGCTTGTTACATAAAATCGGTTTGGACTCCATTGCGACTGCCGCAGATATGAACCGTAATGTGCTGTGTACTTCAAACCCGATTGAAAGCGAATTACACCAAGAGGCGTATGAATGGGCGAAGAAAATTTCCGAACATTTGCTCCCTCGCACAAGCGGTTACTTAGATGTTTGGATTGAAGGCAAAAAAGTAACCAGCTCCGATGATGTATTAGATAAAGAACAAGAACCGATTTTAGGTAAAACCTACCTGCCTCGTAAGTATAAAACAACCGTTTCGATCCCACCTTTAAACGATGTGGATGTTTACGGTAATGATATGAACTTTGTTGCTATTAAAGATGAAAACGGAAAATTGGCTGGTTTTAACGTCTTGGTCGGTGGTGGGCTTTCTATGGAGCACGGCAACACTGCTACTTACCCGAATATCTCGTTAGAACTCGGTTACATACCGTTAAGTTACACTTTACAGGCAGCAGAAGCGGTCGTTACCACACAGCGTAATTTTGGTAACCGTGCGGATCGTAAAAACGCCCGTACTCGTTACACTATTCAAAATATGGGGCTAGACGGATTTAGAGCAGAAGTCGAACGCCGTATGGGTATTCCGTTTGAACCTATTAGACCTTTTAAATTTACCGAACTAGGCGACCGCTTAGGATGGGTAAAAGGTATAGATAATAAGTGGCACTTAACACTCTATGTTGAAAGTGGACGCTTAACCGACAACGATCCTCAAAAACCGCTACTAACAGGAATGCTTGAGATTGCCAAAGTGCATCAGGGCGATTTCCGCATTACCGCGAACCAAAATATTATTATTGCAGGCGTGCCGGAAGATCAAAAAGAAACCATTGAACAATTAGCACGCCAATATGGATTACTTGAGCCGATTAGTAAACAACGTGAGTATTCCATGTCGTGTGTTTCTTTCCCAACTTGCCCATTGGCAATGGCGGAAGCAGAACGTGTTTTACCCGACTTTACCGTTGAAATGGAAAAACTGTTAGCCAAACACAACATTCCAAATGAGTATATCATTACTCGTATTACAGGCTGTCCAAATGGCTGTGGACGAGCAATGTTGGCTGAAATCGGCTTAGTCGGTAAAGCCATTGGTCGCTATAACTTGCATATTGGTGGCGACAGACCGGGTTATCGTATTCCACGTTTATATCAAGAAAACCGTACCCTTAGCGAAATTTTGGAGGAATTAGACCGCTTAATCGGACGCTGGGCAACCGAACGGGAAGCTAATGAAGCCTTTGGCGATTTTGTGATCCGCGCCGGCATTGTGATACCTGTTGTGAATGCCCCTGTGGACTTCTGGGATGCCAGCAAAGCGATTATTCCAACACAACAAATCAGTTAG
- a CDS encoding assimilatory sulfite reductase (NADPH) flavoprotein subunit, with the protein MSIEQSGTLPLSVDVVQAVEKLDKLQLAWLSGYTWAKAQGASGQISATFSENTLTTAAVEPVKVTVLSASQTGNAKGVAAKLTARLQAEGVQATHHSLGDYKAKQIADEQFVLLVSSTQGEGEAPEEGVVLLKLLNGKKAPKLDRLQFAVLGLGDSSYPNFCQAGKDFDQRFEVLGGSRLLPRADADLDFKAVADQWIEEVVAIVKQKNSQPQASASSVSTSTETVATSVYHKDNPFPAPLLTNQRITDLTAEKDVRHLEFDLSGSGLRYQAGDVLGVWFENDPALVEEIFAALSLNGDEEVSLNGELLNLRSALQSRLELTQNTQALVKGYAALINNAELNQLVADPQQLQNFTENTPLVDLFNRFPSAISATDLVALLRPLTPRLYSISSSPAEVGEEVHLSVGVVRYEHNGKARAGGASSYLADRVGEDETVRVFIEHNNNFRLPSDPQKPIIMIGSGTGIAPFRAFVQQRAADEAEGKNWLIFGNQHFTKDFLYQTEWQQFQKDGYLHKYSFAWSRDQAEKIYVQDKIREEAEAIWQWLQDGAYIYVCGDASRMAKDVDKALLDVIEQQGGFSREEAEEYVDHLREEKRYQRDVY; encoded by the coding sequence ATGAGTATTGAACAAAGCGGCACGCTTCCGTTATCGGTTGATGTGGTACAAGCGGTTGAAAAACTAGATAAATTGCAATTAGCCTGGTTATCGGGCTATACGTGGGCAAAAGCGCAAGGTGCAAGCGGTCAAATTTCGGCAACATTTAGCGAAAATACATTAACAACTGCCGCAGTGGAACCAGTAAAAGTAACGGTGTTATCGGCTTCGCAAACCGGCAATGCTAAAGGCGTTGCAGCAAAACTCACTGCGCGCTTACAAGCCGAGGGCGTTCAAGCTACGCATCACTCTCTTGGCGATTACAAGGCCAAACAAATTGCCGATGAACAATTCGTCTTGTTAGTGAGCTCAACGCAAGGCGAGGGCGAAGCACCGGAAGAAGGCGTGGTGCTACTCAAATTATTAAATGGTAAAAAAGCGCCAAAATTAGACCGCTTGCAATTTGCGGTACTTGGCTTGGGCGATAGCTCTTATCCTAATTTCTGCCAAGCCGGAAAAGATTTTGACCAGCGTTTTGAAGTACTTGGTGGAAGCCGATTACTGCCACGAGCAGATGCTGATTTAGATTTTAAAGCGGTTGCAGACCAGTGGATTGAAGAGGTCGTGGCAATCGTCAAACAGAAAAATAGCCAGCCTCAAGCCAGTGCCTCGTCTGTTTCAACCTCAACGGAAACCGTAGCGACAAGCGTTTATCATAAAGACAATCCTTTCCCTGCCCCTTTATTGACTAATCAGCGCATTACCGATTTAACTGCGGAAAAAGATGTTCGCCATTTAGAATTTGATTTAAGCGGCTCAGGGCTACGCTACCAAGCAGGCGATGTATTAGGTGTTTGGTTTGAAAACGATCCGGCTTTAGTTGAAGAAATCTTCGCAGCCTTATCGCTCAATGGCGATGAAGAAGTTAGCCTGAATGGTGAATTACTGAATTTGCGCAGCGCATTACAAAGCCGATTGGAATTAACGCAAAACACCCAAGCCTTAGTCAAAGGCTATGCAGCGTTAATCAATAATGCAGAATTAAACCAACTCGTTGCCGATCCGCAACAATTGCAAAATTTCACAGAAAATACACCGCTTGTTGATCTCTTTAACCGCTTCCCTTCTGCGATCAGTGCTACGGATTTAGTGGCATTATTACGTCCACTCACACCTCGCTTGTACTCGATTTCATCTAGCCCGGCAGAAGTAGGCGAAGAAGTCCATTTAAGCGTTGGTGTCGTACGTTATGAACATAACGGTAAAGCCAGAGCCGGTGGGGCTTCAAGCTATTTAGCCGATCGTGTTGGCGAAGATGAAACCGTCCGTGTTTTCATTGAACATAACAATAACTTCCGTCTACCAAGCGATCCTCAAAAACCGATCATTATGATTGGCTCCGGCACAGGAATTGCACCTTTCCGAGCATTCGTTCAACAACGTGCGGCAGATGAAGCGGAAGGCAAAAACTGGCTGATTTTTGGCAATCAACATTTTACTAAAGATTTCTTATATCAAACCGAGTGGCAACAATTCCAAAAAGACGGCTATTTACATAAATATAGTTTTGCGTGGTCTCGTGACCAAGCCGAAAAAATTTATGTGCAAGATAAAATTCGTGAAGAAGCTGAAGCCATTTGGCAATGGCTACAAGACGGTGCTTATATTTATGTTTGCGGCGATGCCTCACGTATGGCAAAAGATGTGGATAAAGCCCTGCTTGATGTGATTGAACAGCAAGGTGGTTTTAGCCGAGAAGAAGCCGAAGAATATGTTGATCATTTGCGTGAAGAAAAACGTTATCAACGTGATGTGTATTAA
- a CDS encoding anhydro-N-acetylmuramic acid kinase, translated as MQSNLYLGMMSGTSLDGVDLALIDFTQSPKLVAADFVPMPEDLRTDLSQLLKTGESSLQKLGELDHRLGLLYADVVNHFLAKQKLKPSQIQAIGCHGQTVWHSPNSPFPFTMQIGDMNIVAAKTGITTIGDFRRKDMAVGGQGAPLVPAFHQAIFAKEDQLTVVLNIGGISNISVLAPHQATIGYDVGVGNALMDVWIEQHQQQRFDKDAEWAKSGQLQPELLAQLLDEPFFTLPPPKSTGRELFNLNWLAQKLAAFPPFKAEDVQRTLAEFTVQSVVNELQKLQTADKKVLLVCGGGARNPLLMARFQTLLSDWQVATTTEYGLDIDYVEAAAFAWLAYQRTNNLPSNLPSVTGATQAVSLGVIFPK; from the coding sequence ATGCAGTCAAATTTGTATCTCGGCATGATGTCCGGCACGAGCCTAGATGGGGTGGATTTAGCCCTTATCGATTTTACGCAAAGCCCTAAATTGGTTGCCGCAGATTTTGTCCCAATGCCGGAAGATTTACGCACCGACCTTTCCCAATTGCTCAAAACAGGGGAAAGCAGTTTACAAAAACTTGGGGAACTGGACCATCGTTTGGGGTTATTGTATGCCGATGTGGTAAATCATTTTCTTGCCAAGCAGAAATTAAAACCCAGCCAAATTCAGGCGATAGGTTGCCATGGGCAAACTGTTTGGCATTCGCCGAATAGTCCTTTCCCTTTTACGATGCAAATTGGCGATATGAATATCGTGGCAGCCAAAACAGGCATTACGACCATTGGTGATTTTCGCCGTAAAGATATGGCGGTGGGCGGGCAAGGTGCGCCTTTAGTGCCGGCGTTTCATCAAGCGATTTTTGCCAAAGAAGATCAATTGACGGTGGTGCTTAATATCGGTGGGATCAGTAACATTTCTGTCCTTGCTCCACACCAAGCTACGATTGGCTACGATGTTGGTGTGGGCAATGCCTTGATGGACGTTTGGATCGAACAACATCAACAGCAACGTTTTGATAAAGATGCCGAATGGGCAAAAAGCGGTCAGTTACAACCTGAGTTATTGGCACAGCTCCTTGATGAACCATTCTTCACTTTGCCGCCGCCAAAAAGCACAGGGCGAGAGTTATTCAACTTAAATTGGTTGGCACAAAAATTGGCGGCATTCCCTCCGTTTAAAGCGGAAGATGTTCAGCGAACTCTTGCTGAATTTACCGTACAAAGCGTAGTAAATGAGCTGCAAAAACTCCAAACGGCAGATAAAAAAGTCTTGTTGGTTTGTGGTGGCGGGGCAAGAAATCCGTTACTAATGGCACGCTTCCAAACGCTTCTTTCCGATTGGCAAGTGGCTACCACAACCGAATACGGTTTAGATATTGATTATGTTGAAGCAGCAGCCTTTGCGTGGTTGGCTTATCAACGGACGAATAACCTTCCAAGCAATTTACCGAGTGTAACCGGAGCAACACAAGCGGTCAGTTTAGGCGTGATTTTTCCCAAGTAG